A portion of the Phycisphaerales bacterium genome contains these proteins:
- a CDS encoding NAD(P)/FAD-dependent oxidoreductase gives MNATPNPAPILLIGAGLAGSLLAVLLARQGFPVVVAERRGDPRAAGYVGGRSINLALSVRGITALEAAGIADQVLQDALPMPGRIMHPKTLTDATGRGTVFQPYSQDPADAIRSVSRGGLNIALLDAAEQTPGVELRFDHRCTHVDLDNASATFDTPEGEVELQGRVIIGADGAFSTVRQAMQVTDRFDYSQHYLDAGYKELHIPAPQDLPDLPDGVAEKFDGYAMDPKGLHIWPGRGGGASMMIALPNPDRSFTCTLFWPYEGAHGFDAVEPLSDRALRLFFDEHYPDTRWLMPTLVEDFRANPTSSLVTVRCEPWRRGRSLILGDAAHAIVPFFGQGMNAAFEDCRILAEMIEEAGGDIERVMDPFWQSRVEHANAIADMAIANFVEMREKVADEAFLYHKRVEQAVHAQLGEEMPERATPLYNLVSFTNVPYAEALRRGKELDAAIARVVSLVPPARAGDMDAAAWRELVADHARRVLGAQPA, from the coding sequence ATGAACGCGACCCCGAATCCCGCCCCCATCCTCCTCATCGGCGCCGGCTTAGCCGGCTCGCTCCTCGCCGTCCTGCTCGCCAGGCAGGGCTTCCCGGTCGTCGTCGCCGAGCGGCGGGGCGATCCGCGGGCGGCCGGCTACGTGGGCGGGCGGTCGATCAACCTGGCCCTCTCGGTTCGCGGCATCACCGCCCTCGAGGCCGCGGGCATCGCCGACCAGGTGCTGCAGGACGCCCTGCCGATGCCCGGGCGCATCATGCATCCCAAGACGCTCACCGACGCCACCGGCCGGGGCACCGTCTTCCAGCCCTACAGCCAGGACCCTGCCGACGCCATCCGCAGCGTGTCGCGCGGCGGGCTGAACATCGCCCTGCTCGACGCCGCCGAGCAGACGCCCGGCGTCGAACTGCGTTTCGACCATCGCTGCACGCACGTCGACCTGGACAACGCCAGCGCGACGTTCGACACGCCCGAAGGCGAGGTGGAACTGCAGGGTCGCGTGATCATCGGCGCCGACGGCGCGTTCAGCACCGTGCGCCAGGCCATGCAGGTCACCGACCGCTTCGACTACAGCCAGCACTACCTCGACGCGGGCTACAAGGAACTCCATATTCCCGCGCCGCAGGATCTGCCCGACCTGCCCGATGGCGTGGCCGAGAAGTTCGACGGCTACGCGATGGACCCCAAGGGCCTGCACATCTGGCCGGGCCGCGGCGGGGGCGCGTCGATGATGATCGCCCTGCCGAATCCCGATCGCTCGTTCACCTGCACGCTCTTCTGGCCCTACGAGGGGGCGCACGGCTTCGACGCGGTCGAGCCGCTGAGCGACAGGGCGCTGCGCCTGTTCTTCGACGAGCACTACCCCGACACGCGCTGGCTCATGCCCACGCTGGTCGAAGACTTCCGCGCCAACCCCACCAGCAGCCTCGTCACCGTCCGCTGCGAGCCCTGGCGGCGCGGGCGCTCGCTCATCCTGGGCGACGCGGCCCACGCCATCGTGCCCTTCTTCGGCCAGGGCATGAACGCGGCCTTCGAAGACTGCCGCATTCTCGCGGAGATGATCGAAGAAGCCGGCGGCGACATCGAACGCGTGATGGATCCCTTCTGGCAATCGCGGGTCGAGCACGCCAACGCCATCGCCGACATGGCCATCGCCAACTTTGTCGAGATGCGAGAAAAAGTCGCCGACGAGGCGTTCCTGTACCACAAGAGGGTCGAGCAAGCCGTGCACGCCCAGCTTGGCGAAGAAATGCCCGAGCGCGCGACGCCGCTTTACAACCTGGTGAGCTTCACCAACGTGCCCTACGCCGAAGCGCTGCGCCGCGGCAAGGAGCTCGACGCGGCCATTGCGCGGGTGGTCTCGCTCGTGCCGCCGGCGCGTGCCGGGGACATGGACGCCGCCGCCTGGCGCGAGCTGGTGGCCGACCATGCGCGTCGGGTGCTCGGCGCCCAGCCGGCCTGA
- a CDS encoding NYN domain-containing protein, which produces MLLIDTSNVLHAIGVLPEHLSGLDVPGLARLIAASRYGKRRAVLVCDGVGPGRATEAGGGGASGPPEATNTAPSGREVAGLDVVYAGAHQEADDVIELLLARDTAPRRLLVVSTDRRLVQAARRRRAQSVTSEAFLQHLASDSAKPRARPLPGYATQVPLNEYAVGYWMTLFGYGAQANEAPAGERPVSDVSNAARRGLEAQRQRERDRARAASPHAHERLKIPKDLLNATGRPDTSKQPPRPDPRPAPPPPPPLPQPESADELPADVRELLKDSGLSIDPADLDMNRWLPKQDTPPPS; this is translated from the coding sequence ATGCTGCTCATCGATACATCCAACGTCCTCCACGCCATCGGCGTGCTGCCCGAGCACCTGAGCGGCCTGGACGTTCCCGGCCTGGCGCGTTTGATTGCAGCCAGCCGCTACGGAAAGCGGCGTGCGGTGCTGGTGTGCGACGGCGTCGGGCCGGGGCGTGCGACCGAGGCGGGGGGCGGCGGCGCATCGGGCCCTCCCGAGGCGACGAACACGGCCCCGTCGGGCCGGGAAGTCGCCGGGCTCGACGTGGTCTACGCCGGGGCCCACCAGGAGGCCGACGACGTCATCGAGCTGCTACTGGCCCGCGACACCGCTCCGCGGCGGCTGCTGGTGGTCTCGACCGATCGCCGCCTCGTCCAGGCCGCACGCCGGCGGCGGGCCCAGAGCGTCACCAGCGAGGCCTTCCTCCAGCACTTGGCCAGTGACAGCGCCAAGCCGCGGGCCAGGCCCTTGCCCGGCTATGCCACCCAGGTGCCGCTGAACGAGTACGCGGTGGGGTATTGGATGACCCTCTTCGGCTATGGCGCCCAGGCTAACGAGGCTCCGGCGGGTGAGCGACCGGTGTCCGACGTCTCGAATGCCGCCCGGCGCGGGCTGGAAGCCCAGCGCCAGCGTGAGCGGGATCGCGCACGCGCCGCCAGCCCCCATGCGCACGAGCGGCTGAAGATCCCCAAGGATCTCCTCAACGCCACGGGCAGGCCGGACACATCGAAGCAACCGCCTCGGCCCGATCCCCGGCCCGCACCGCCTCCGCCGCCGCCACTCCCTCAGCCCGAATCGGCCGACGAACTGCCCGCCGACGTGCGGGAATTGCTCAAAGATTCCGGCCTTTCCATCGACCCGGCCGATCTGGACATGAACCGATGGCTGCCAAAGCAAGACACCCCGCCGCCCTCCTGA
- a CDS encoding twin-arginine translocase TatA/TatE family subunit has translation MPSAAILNLPLALIGPLGPMEIGAILIVAVLLFGRRLPDVGRNVGKAIIEFKRGVKGITDEIEEESRKPDSRDVRPQGDRPPATPELEAPKGTAYRGDAFHDDPPAGDVGRPDAPQAQPVRDPAPGEGQPRTS, from the coding sequence ATGCCCAGTGCCGCCATCCTGAACCTTCCCCTGGCCCTGATCGGGCCGCTGGGCCCCATGGAGATCGGGGCGATCCTGATCGTCGCGGTGCTGCTCTTCGGCCGCCGCTTGCCCGACGTTGGTCGGAACGTGGGGAAGGCCATCATCGAGTTCAAGCGGGGCGTCAAGGGCATCACCGACGAGATCGAGGAAGAGTCTCGCAAGCCCGACAGCCGCGACGTGAGGCCCCAGGGCGACCGCCCGCCGGCCACGCCCGAACTGGAGGCCCCCAAGGGCACCGCCTACCGAGGCGATGCCTTCCACGATGACCCTCCCGCCGGCGACGTCGGCCGTCCGGACGCGCCTCAGGCCCAGCCCGTTCGCGATCCGGCCCCGGGCGAGGGCCAGCCTCGCACCAGCTGA
- a CDS encoding DUF305 domain-containing protein: MIATSMVVMFCLMYLHSYQLIDHAWFSETRLFMTLIMGGGMVLVMLGYMLGMYRNTVKNLATVGVGVLLIAAGIFLVRSQITVSDADYMEGMIPHHSIAILTSERARIVDPRVRELADEIIKAQRREIKEMEWLIADIRENGIARDPQEAQARAVPPFDATPE, encoded by the coding sequence ATGATCGCCACGTCGATGGTGGTCATGTTCTGCCTGATGTACCTGCATTCGTACCAGTTGATCGACCACGCGTGGTTCAGCGAGACGCGACTATTTATGACGCTCATCATGGGCGGGGGCATGGTGCTCGTCATGCTGGGGTACATGCTGGGCATGTACCGGAATACCGTGAAGAACCTGGCGACGGTCGGGGTGGGCGTCCTGCTGATCGCCGCGGGCATCTTCCTCGTTCGCAGCCAGATCACGGTCAGCGACGCTGATTACATGGAGGGCATGATCCCCCACCACTCGATCGCCATCCTGACCAGCGAGCGGGCCCGCATCGTGGACCCACGCGTGCGCGAACTGGCCGACGAGATCATCAAGGCCCAGCGGCGCGAGATCAAAGAGATGGAGTGGCTCATCGCCGACATCCGCGAGAACGGCATCGCCCGGGATCCGCAGGAGGCCCAGGCCCGAGCGGTGCCGCCGTTTGATGCGACCCCGGAATGA
- the serA gene encoding phosphoglycerate dehydrogenase, with amino-acid sequence MTDTRTTTVAEPQPEGQPTSFPKEKIRIVLLEGVHDSAREQLESEGFCVEQLPGACTGASMTKAIAGAHAIGIRSKSQLNADALRHADKLLTVGCFCIGTNQVDLGKAASMGVPVFNSPFSNTRSVAELVIAEIIALHRRLLDRSMQMHAGQWRKSSAGSHEVRGRTLGIVGYGRIGSQVSVLAEAMGMRVIYHDVVPTLSMGNASAAGSLDDLLQKSDVVTLHVPATKGTNGLIGERELVLMREGAMLLNNSRGSVVDIEALAGALRSGRLGGAAVDVFPKEPSSNDEPFDSPLRGLENVILTPHVGGSTGEAQEAIARDVAGKLTRFINVGSTTGAVNVPQVELPEQPARDRARPHRILHFHKNVPGVLGRLHEALSAHGANVSGEVLGTNQDLGYVVLDVDPGDSRPVVEELEAIPETIRVRVLW; translated from the coding sequence GTGACTGATACCAGAACAACGACCGTCGCCGAACCGCAGCCCGAGGGCCAGCCCACAAGTTTTCCAAAGGAAAAGATCCGCATCGTGCTGCTCGAGGGCGTACACGACTCGGCCCGTGAACAACTCGAATCGGAGGGCTTCTGCGTCGAGCAGCTTCCCGGGGCCTGCACCGGCGCGAGCATGACCAAGGCCATCGCCGGTGCGCACGCAATTGGCATCCGCAGCAAGTCTCAGCTCAATGCCGACGCCTTGCGTCATGCCGATAAGCTCCTGACAGTGGGCTGCTTCTGCATCGGCACGAACCAGGTCGACCTCGGCAAGGCCGCCTCGATGGGCGTGCCGGTCTTCAACAGCCCGTTCAGCAACACCCGCAGCGTGGCCGAACTGGTCATCGCCGAGATCATCGCCCTGCACCGCCGCCTGCTCGATCGCTCCATGCAGATGCACGCCGGGCAGTGGCGCAAGAGCAGCGCGGGCAGCCACGAAGTGCGCGGCCGGACGCTGGGCATCGTCGGGTATGGCCGCATCGGCTCGCAGGTGAGCGTGCTGGCCGAGGCGATGGGCATGCGGGTGATCTACCACGACGTCGTCCCGACGCTCTCGATGGGCAATGCCAGCGCGGCTGGTTCGCTCGACGACCTGCTCCAGAAGAGCGACGTGGTGACGCTGCACGTTCCGGCGACCAAGGGAACCAACGGGCTCATCGGTGAGCGTGAATTGGTCCTGATGCGCGAAGGCGCCATGTTGCTGAACAACTCGCGTGGCAGCGTCGTCGACATCGAGGCGCTCGCCGGCGCGCTGCGCAGCGGCCGCCTGGGCGGGGCCGCGGTCGACGTGTTTCCCAAAGAGCCCTCGAGCAATGACGAGCCGTTCGACAGCCCCCTGCGCGGGCTGGAAAACGTCATCCTCACGCCCCACGTCGGGGGCTCGACGGGCGAGGCCCAGGAAGCGATCGCGCGCGACGTTGCCGGCAAGCTCACGCGATTCATCAACGTGGGCTCGACCACCGGCGCCGTCAACGTACCGCAGGTCGAATTGCCCGAGCAGCCCGCACGCGATCGCGCCAGGCCGCACCGCATCCTGCACTTCCACAAGAACGTGCCCGGCGTGCTTGGCAGGCTGCATGAGGCTCTGAGCGCCCACGGCGCCAACGTGAGCGGCGAGGTGCTCGGCACGAATCAGGATCTCGGCTACGTCGTGCTCGACGTGGATCCCGGCGATTCGCGGCCCGTGGTCGAGGAACTCGAAGCCATCCCCGAGACCATCCGCGTCCGCGTGTTGTGGTAA